The Litchfieldia alkalitelluris genome has a window encoding:
- a CDS encoding AEC family transporter: MFNSIVTVLFQAIVPLSIPVIVGALLTKHKNLDTKPLQTLLLYFLIPGLIFDTLYTVDIVMEDVYKTIGFSLLNLALLWGIAVILGRIFKLSSSERAGLTLISTFTNSVNYGLPLVLLTMGQLGLENASVYVVIQMIIVNTIGIYFAARSQFTIKGAIKKVFSLPAIYATIAAIFFKTIHLTVPVGIETGMAMIAGAYAPVVLAILGAQMMKVKTEKLEHTVKTAFWIGLSVRLFLSPFLAWVCLTILNIEGPLFSVLFILACMPVAVNSVVLAEEFNASPKIVSKAILWTTLASFILLPVIISIVT, translated from the coding sequence ATGTTTAATTCCATTGTGACCGTATTATTTCAAGCTATCGTTCCACTATCAATACCTGTCATTGTTGGAGCGCTATTAACTAAGCATAAAAACTTAGATACTAAACCATTACAAACTCTACTATTATATTTTTTAATACCCGGCCTTATTTTTGATACGCTTTATACAGTAGATATTGTTATGGAGGATGTCTATAAAACTATTGGATTTTCTTTACTAAATCTTGCTTTATTATGGGGAATAGCTGTCATTTTAGGGAGAATATTTAAATTATCTTCTTCGGAGAGAGCTGGGCTGACATTAATCTCAACTTTTACCAACAGCGTAAATTATGGACTTCCTTTAGTATTACTCACAATGGGGCAATTAGGTTTGGAGAACGCTTCCGTTTATGTCGTTATTCAGATGATTATTGTAAATACGATCGGTATTTATTTTGCAGCTCGATCCCAATTTACCATTAAAGGTGCTATAAAAAAGGTCTTTTCTCTTCCAGCGATATATGCCACTATTGCAGCAATATTTTTCAAGACGATTCATCTTACAGTTCCAGTCGGAATTGAAACAGGGATGGCAATGATTGCAGGTGCTTACGCTCCGGTTGTTTTAGCAATTTTAGGTGCACAAATGATGAAGGTGAAAACAGAAAAGCTCGAACATACTGTAAAGACAGCATTTTGGATCGGGTTATCAGTCCGCTTGTTTCTGTCTCCGTTCCTTGCTTGGGTTTGCTTAACCATACTTAACATCGAGGGACCCTTATTTTCTGTATTATTCATTTTAGCGTGTATGCCAGTTGCTGTTAATTCAGTGGTATTAGCTGAAGAATTCAATGCTTCACCAAAGATTGTATCTAAAGCGATCCTGTGGACAACACTGGCTTCATTTATTCTTTTGCCGGTTATAATTAGCATCGTCACTTAG